One Gimesia sp. DNA segment encodes these proteins:
- a CDS encoding methyltransferase domain-containing protein — MSHYLEFFKQFRTTFETTGAIAPSSRFLASNMAEPMKRHQGPKKVLEIGPGTGAVTREIVKQIRPEDSLDLVELNEKFVEILYNRFDAERAFQEIKHLTSIHNCPLQEYGVGEEYDYIVSGLPLNNFPTDLVSEIFQAYFRLLKPGGVLSYFEYMYVRPVRKVVSRGPENERICQIDQIMRSYTSQYRIRTNWIWFNLPPAWVQHLQKTDSPPPLIEQAAPQEQSS; from the coding sequence GTGTCGCATTATCTGGAATTTTTTAAACAGTTTCGAACGACATTTGAAACGACCGGGGCAATCGCTCCCAGCAGCCGGTTTCTGGCCAGCAACATGGCCGAGCCGATGAAACGCCATCAGGGCCCCAAGAAGGTTCTGGAGATCGGTCCGGGTACCGGCGCGGTGACCCGCGAGATCGTCAAACAGATTCGCCCGGAAGATTCACTGGACCTGGTTGAACTGAATGAGAAGTTCGTCGAAATTCTGTATAATCGGTTCGATGCCGAACGTGCTTTTCAGGAAATCAAACATCTGACATCGATTCACAACTGCCCACTGCAGGAGTACGGCGTTGGTGAGGAGTACGATTACATTGTCTCGGGACTCCCGTTGAACAATTTTCCGACCGATCTGGTGAGCGAAATCTTTCAGGCCTACTTCCGGTTGCTGAAACCGGGGGGGGTGCTCTCGTATTTCGAGTACATGTATGTCCGACCGGTTCGCAAAGTCGTATCCCGTGGTCCCGAGAACGAGCGGATTTGTCAGATCGACCAGATCATGCGGAGCTACACCAGCCAGTACCGGATTCGTACGAACTGGATCTGGTTCAACCTGCCTCCCGCCTGGGTACAACACCTGCAGAAAACAGACAGCCCGCCACCGTTGATTGAACAGGCGGCGCCTCAGGAACAAAGCTCCTGA
- a CDS encoding trypsin-like peptidase domain-containing protein, producing the protein MIDNWCCPKRITCLLITILCLSIPAQADVIELVNGHKVQGDVLKQGSDYLLVDIGIEVLRIPSDQVRSRTKSESLSSNKTSVSQSKDKFYSVAELPAKSIKELARIYGEAVTLVQTPSGLGSGFIINDRGYCVTNYHVVEKETRIAVTIFHRTKSGEFQRRQIKDVEIIALNPFFDLALLRIPLQKDFPFRQVYLAEDDSQREGEEVFAIGNPLGLERSVSRGIISTRNRNMQGIVYIQTTTQINPGNSGGPLFNSRGEVIGVTNMKLILGEGLGFAIPISYVKHFLDNRDAFAFDKTSPNTGYRYFDAPRRKSAENESK; encoded by the coding sequence ATGATTGACAACTGGTGCTGCCCGAAAAGAATTACCTGCCTGCTGATTACGATTCTCTGTCTTTCCATTCCGGCGCAGGCGGATGTCATCGAACTGGTCAACGGTCACAAAGTGCAGGGGGATGTGCTTAAGCAGGGCTCAGACTATCTGCTGGTTGATATCGGCATTGAAGTGTTGCGGATTCCCAGCGATCAGGTCCGCTCCCGCACCAAGTCCGAATCACTCTCTTCCAATAAAACCAGTGTTTCCCAGAGTAAAGACAAATTCTATTCCGTCGCGGAACTGCCCGCGAAAAGCATCAAAGAACTGGCTCGCATCTACGGCGAGGCGGTCACGCTGGTGCAGACTCCCAGTGGACTCGGCTCCGGTTTCATTATCAATGACCGTGGTTACTGTGTCACCAATTATCACGTGGTTGAAAAAGAGACGCGAATCGCCGTCACGATTTTTCATCGGACGAAAAGTGGTGAATTCCAGAGACGACAGATCAAGGATGTTGAGATCATCGCTCTGAATCCATTTTTCGATCTGGCGTTGCTGAGAATTCCCCTTCAGAAAGACTTTCCATTCCGACAGGTGTACCTGGCTGAGGATGATTCCCAGCGCGAAGGGGAAGAGGTATTTGCAATTGGAAATCCGCTGGGACTGGAACGCTCCGTCTCGCGCGGCATTATCAGTACGCGTAACCGGAACATGCAGGGGATCGTCTATATTCAGACGACAACGCAAATCAACCCGGGGAACAGCGGCGGACCATTGTTCAACTCTCGCGGTGAAGTGATCGGCGTCACCAATATGAAGCTGATCCTGGGAGAAGGCCTGGGCTTTGCAATTCCGATTTCCTACGTCAAACATTTTCTGGATAACCGTGATGCGTTTGCGTTCGATAAAACCAGTCCCAATACCGGTTATCGTTACTTTGACGCACCGCGCAGAAAATCTGCTGAAAATGAAAGTAAATAA
- a CDS encoding sodium:solute symporter family protein, whose protein sequence is MLLAAESNSWLGLHTADWIVLGIYFVVILAIGLWSVKKVKDMADFFMGGRRFGKVFMMFFAFGSGTSSEQAISVVAGTWRAGLAGIWWQFLWLWATPFYWIVAPIMRRMRALTTADFFETRFNGPTAVLYSFYGIAISITFIAGGLFGTGKMVDALTGNELDRIAVEANFMVPAAEWNTETKSFQITERRLQGYEYAILAVTVMFVIYGMAGGLGAAIITDFIQGILTIIFSFLLLPFVFYEIGGFGELNQNADLKKGMLDLTVSPELAATMGEPITPFYVFMLSVTALAGIVIQPHIMGVCGAGKTEYEGRFGFTVGNFLKRFCTVAWTFTGLACIVWYMGDNSPLKDSPDPADQAVYQSLVMRASPEYNALSPEEKEKVDSADRDFADKLFGMAAHDILPRIAPGLIGLLLASLLAAVMSTSDAQMIISSGLFTENIYRKCIVKNKSQRHYLWVGRIAGLVIVILALILQTTFTDIIHALKIIVKTPACIGISLWIGIVWRRWNVTSVWVSTLTGILVWIGVAFHADVLYNSGILPEDMFKSPTEMRDVWQMFFFMSLAILSGVLVSFITPRQPQEKLDHFYKLMHTPVKLDEQIDAPCTLPAEPEPMGQKMFPNSKDIEIPKPTFQDLGGFILAWCGVAAIIFLTNLLSKLA, encoded by the coding sequence ATGTTACTCGCCGCCGAATCGAACTCCTGGCTCGGGCTCCATACTGCAGACTGGATTGTACTGGGTATCTATTTCGTCGTCATTCTCGCCATTGGCCTGTGGTCGGTGAAAAAAGTAAAAGATATGGCCGACTTCTTCATGGGGGGCCGCCGGTTCGGCAAAGTCTTCATGATGTTCTTCGCCTTCGGGTCGGGAACCAGCAGTGAGCAGGCCATCAGTGTGGTTGCGGGTACCTGGCGGGCTGGACTCGCGGGGATCTGGTGGCAGTTTCTCTGGCTCTGGGCAACGCCTTTCTACTGGATCGTCGCTCCGATTATGCGCCGTATGCGGGCCCTGACGACCGCCGACTTCTTCGAAACCCGCTTTAATGGCCCCACCGCGGTGCTGTATTCCTTTTACGGTATCGCCATCTCGATCACCTTTATTGCGGGGGGGCTGTTTGGTACCGGAAAAATGGTGGATGCCTTGACGGGAAATGAATTGGACCGCATCGCGGTCGAAGCGAACTTCATGGTACCGGCAGCGGAATGGAATACGGAAACCAAGTCGTTTCAGATAACCGAACGACGTCTGCAGGGGTATGAATACGCGATTCTGGCAGTCACTGTCATGTTCGTAATCTATGGGATGGCCGGTGGTCTGGGAGCAGCGATTATCACTGACTTTATCCAGGGGATTCTGACGATCATCTTTTCGTTTCTCCTGCTGCCATTCGTGTTCTACGAAATAGGCGGATTCGGTGAACTAAACCAGAATGCCGACCTTAAAAAAGGAATGCTGGACTTAACCGTCAGTCCGGAACTGGCTGCCACGATGGGCGAACCGATTACCCCCTTCTATGTGTTTATGCTGTCCGTCACCGCACTGGCCGGGATCGTAATCCAGCCCCATATTATGGGCGTCTGTGGTGCAGGGAAGACAGAATACGAAGGCCGTTTCGGCTTCACGGTGGGGAACTTCCTCAAACGGTTCTGCACAGTCGCCTGGACGTTCACCGGACTGGCCTGCATCGTCTGGTACATGGGTGACAACAGTCCGTTGAAAGACTCACCCGATCCGGCAGATCAGGCGGTTTACCAGTCACTCGTGATGCGTGCCAGTCCCGAATACAACGCGCTTTCCCCTGAGGAAAAAGAAAAAGTCGACAGTGCAGACCGTGATTTCGCAGATAAACTGTTCGGGATGGCTGCCCACGATATCCTGCCACGAATCGCGCCGGGATTAATTGGTCTGCTGCTGGCCTCACTATTGGCGGCGGTGATGAGTACCAGTGATGCCCAGATGATTATTTCCAGTGGCCTGTTTACTGAGAACATTTACCGCAAATGTATTGTGAAGAATAAGTCGCAGCGGCATTATCTCTGGGTCGGTCGTATTGCCGGCCTGGTGATCGTGATTCTTGCTCTAATTCTCCAGACCACATTTACCGACATCATTCATGCGCTGAAAATCATCGTCAAAACGCCGGCCTGTATTGGAATCAGCCTCTGGATCGGCATTGTCTGGCGCCGCTGGAATGTAACTTCCGTCTGGGTTTCGACTCTGACCGGCATTCTGGTCTGGATCGGCGTCGCTTTCCATGCAGACGTACTCTATAACTCCGGAATTCTGCCTGAGGATATGTTTAAATCTCCCACTGAAATGCGGGATGTCTGGCAGATGTTCTTCTTCATGAGCCTGGCGATCCTGAGTGGGGTGCTTGTCAGCTTTATTACTCCGCGTCAGCCACAGGAAAAACTGGATCATTTCTACAAGCTGATGCATACCCCGGTGAAACTGGATGAGCAAATCGATGCGCCCTGTACGCTGCCGGCGGAACCAGAGCCGATGGGACAAAAGATGTTCCCGAATTCCAAAGACATCGAAATCCCCAAACCTACATTCCAGGATCTGGGAGGCTTCATTCTGGCCTGGTGTGGTGTGGCTGCGATTATCTTCCTGACCAATCTGCTATCCAAATTAGCCTGA